One stretch of Candida orthopsilosis Co 90-125, chromosome 3 draft sequence DNA includes these proteins:
- a CDS encoding Eaf3 subunit of the NuA4 histone acetyltransferase complex: protein MVDLKPNQMVYAYHGPLIYEAKILKTKSAKDSFVLNSDLQQESLESNHKFNAKKWDNVTCYFLHYQGWNSKWDEWVGIDRILEINDENKFKKQELEQLTKRKRVKRESSVGATDSSSKNAHGNKKSKSNSAGSSSTNNSSSQSKAAKKAITVNLSFPPALKYLLVNDWQYITKDKKLVDLPSQHSVSDILQDYKIWRSKNLQAHQVSILIEILQGLEVYFDKSLSLLLLYKYENLQYLDLLKNNTITQDQSQVHVYGLEHLLRLLVSLPGLISQTTMDALSINVLISEVEELLKFLKNRIDAYQNEYVYTSPQYDSLARS from the coding sequence ATGGTCGATTtaaaaccaaatcaaatggtATATGCATACCATGGGCCACTCATATATGAGGCTAAAATCTTGAAAACGAAGAGTGCAAAGGATTCCTTCGTATTGAATTCTGATCTACAACAAGAGTCATTAGAACTGAATCACAAATTCAATGCTAAAAAGTGGGATAATGTTACTTGCTACTTTTTACATTATCAAGGATGGAACCTGAAATGGGATGAATGGGTAGGTATCGATAGAATATTGGAAATCAACGATGAAAACAAGTTCAAGAAGCAAGAGTTGGAACAATTGACGAAGAGGAAACGAGTTAAAAGAGAATCCTCGGTTGGAGCAACGGATTCGTCAAGCAAAAATGCACATGGAAATAAGAAGTCAAAAAGTAATAGTGCTGGTTCCTCGTCTACAAACAACTCAAGTTCCCAATCCAAAGCAGCAAAGAAGGCAATTACTGTGAATCTTTCGTTCCCTCCCGCGTTGAAATACTTGCTAGTTAACGATTGGCAATATATTACCAAGGATAAAAAATTAGTAGATTTACCGAGCCAACATAGCGTATCGGATATTCTACAAGACTACAAAATATGGAGATCAAAAAACCTTCAAGCTCATCAAGTAtcaatcttgattgaaatattaCAAGGTTTAGAAGTTTACTTTGACAAATCATTAAGTTTACTATTATTGTACAAGTATGaaaatttacaatatttggatttgttgaaaaacaacacTATAACACAGGACCAGAGTCAAGTTCACGTTTATGGATTAGAACATTTACTACGGCTATTAGTATCATTACCGGGGCTTATCAGCCAAACGACGATGGACGCATTGAGTATAAATGTGTTGATTCTGGAAGTGGAAGAGTTgttaaagtttttgaaaaatagaATAGATGCCTATCAAAATGAGTATGTGTACACAAGTCCGCAGTATGATAGTTTAGCCAGGTCTTAA
- a CDS encoding Tif4631 translation initiation factor eIF4G, whose product MSDNNITDTKPATTAGTAVPDANANVSAAKAGAASDSGKSSADSKTEDQHPQHPQHQQQFQGNYGSNYYQGQGSYPNNFQYGQNVNPNYNGSANFHNKGQYNNSNKHHSGNRQNFNNNGNNAKFNHNSNNQNNPNAQTHSHRKSFSNTKMNHPHSNQQHQQQQQQQQQQYMGYGYGAAVPQAYQYGYMPQYYVPMPYMPPGSQSYVSPTSSASSGSTPQYVHAQTRTPPVPKVKLTTKDGKPVDLEEKKKKTASSTPVASPFVKHASPAAVPATNNSTEKSESSTPGATSTEAVPPVSTDPPAPAATSTSTSTSAPAPAPAPAPAPALSAAEEFKRKIREKAAAAAAAKEKEKKEAEGGQEKETPKEEPKTEQTEAASKEETSPDVKGNIAESGSEEKATDSAVVKGSENIETSDDSPVATSVADEGKTHSSLESTEAVEVIKKDQNAETNAEVPVEKKEEQQPESKESESAEADAVHETKDDAGAEQAVVDTTTPASDEDIQDASAETETSETAEQELNITQFMKKIAEVPALTNIMDVTYPENINGVDSSKQIPSKKYRYDPQFLIQFRDVVQYPIDGDFKTRYGYLELGQQQALRRSGSTRDSSSRNLGQGGRQPSGMGRFGGPHDKRGSLGNANAYDSRQNSRTGSKRRGASTRDKSTRKPLQSKRGRNNESREPTEEELAREAPKPAEDVKPLEKSANRWVPKSRAKKTEVRYAEDGSVILEKEDVERKIKSLLNKLTLEMFNEITDEMLDITKQSKWETDAGTIKQTISLTFQKACDEPYWSEMYAKWCAKMTTNILPEITDESSTLKDGTHPSGGALARRVLLTTCQVEYEKGWSDKLPTNPDGSPLEPEMMSDEYYAMAAAKRRGLGLVKFIGHLYNLNMLNDQVIYVCLKDQCSNVTDPSEDSLENLAQLIKTVGPKLDANDRTKTMLKIVFDNITTILSNVKLSSRIKFMLMDLQDLRKARWQSGKQEAQPTTIEAIHRDAEIKKLKEEREKGRRPQNAGRGGGSSHYGSSNIGGGGSSRSNSGFGSNSASNSNFFRKSPSVGRSDSNVSRSASERGGSSVNTPSNLGGSDLQRDSSRRSENQQVNRFAALGGDDEDVDDEGNADAEEVQEGQTIETAGEN is encoded by the coding sequence ATGTCTGATAACAACATCACCGACACCAAGCCTGCGACAACAGCAGGCACTGCTGTCCCCGATGCTAATGCGAATGTTTCAGCTGCCAAGGCAGGAGCAGCATCAGATTCAGGTAAATCATCGGCTGATTCAAAGACTGAAGACCAGCATCCACAACATccacaacaccaacaacaatttcaaggAAACTATGGCTCTAACTACTACCAAGGCCAAGGTTCTTACCCTAATAATTTCCAATATGGACAAAATGTGAATCCTAACTACAATGGCAGCGCAAATTTTCACAACAAGGGCCAATACAACAACTCTAATAAACACCATTCAGGAAACAGACAgaacttcaacaacaatggtaATAATGCCAAGTTTAATCACAACAGTAACAACCAGAACAACCCCAATGCTCAAACTCATTCACACAGAAAGCTGTTTAGTAATACTAAAATGAATCACCCTCATTCCAACcaacagcaccaacaacaacaacagcaacaacaacagcagtaTATGGGATATGGATATGGTGCTGCAGTTCCACAAGCATATCAATATGGCTATATGCCCCAATACTATGTTCCTATGCCGTACATGCCACCAGGGTCTCAGTCATACGTTTCTCCAACCAGCAGCGCTTCTAGTGGCTCAACCCCTCAATATGTTCACGCACAAACCAGAACTCCACCTGTTCCAAAAGTGAAGTTGACCACCAAGGATGGTAAGCCAGTTGATTTGGaggagaaaaagaagaaaactGCATCCTCGACTCCAGTCGCATCTCCGTTCGTAAAACACGCGTCCCCAGCTGCTGTTCCTGCCACTAATAACAGTACTGAAAAACTGGAGTCATCAACGCCGGGAGCTACATCTACTGAAGCTGTTCCTCCGGTTTCTACTGACCCACCAGCACCCGCAGCTACTTCAACATCTACATCTACATCTGCACCCGCACCCGCACCCGCACCCGCACCCGCACCCGCTCTTTCCGCAGCAGAAGAGTTCAAGAGAAAGATTAGGGAAAAggctgctgctgctgcgGCTGCCAaagagaaggagaagaaagagGCCGAAGGCGGTCAGGAAAAGGAAACGCCTAAAGAGGAACCAAAAACTGAGCAAACAGAGGCAGCTTCAAAGGAGGAGACTTCACCAGATGTGAAAGGAAATATTGCAGAACTGGGCTCTGAAGAGAAGGCTACTGATTCCGCCGTGGTTAAGGGATCTGAAAACATAGAGACATCCGATGACTCTCCGGTAGCAACTAGCGTCGCGGACGAAGGAAAAACCCACAGTTCCCTTGAATCTACTGAAGCTGTTGAAGTTATAAAGAAAGATCAAAATGCTGAAACCAATGCTGAAGTACCAgtagaaaagaaggagGAACAGCAACCAGAAAGTAAAGAGAGCGAAAGTGCTGAAGCCGATGCTGTACATGAAACAAAGGATGATGCCGGCGCAGAACAAGCAGTCGTTGATACCACCACTCCTGCatctgatgaagatatcCAAGATGCTTCTGCAGAAACGGAGACATCAGAAACCGCCGAACAAGAACTCAATATTACACAATttatgaaaaagattgctGAAGTCCCTGCACTTACAAACATCATGGATGTCACTTACCCTGAAAACATAAATGGTGTCGACAGCTCGAAACAAATTCCTAGCAAAAAGTACAGATATGATCCACAGTTCTTGATCCAATTCAGAGATGTTGTACAATATCCTATCGACGGTGACTTCAAGACCCGTTATGGTTACTTAGAACTTGGCCAACAACAAGCGCTCAGACGTTCAGGCTCCACTAGAGATTCATCCTCACGTAACCTTGGGCAGGGCGGTAGACAACCAAGTGGAATGGGACGTTTTGGAGGCCCTCATGACAAACGAGGTAGCCTTGGAAACGCAAACGCATATGATAGCAGACAAAACTCAAGAACAGGCTCAAAGAGAAGAGGTGCATCGACGAGAGACAAGTCTACAAGGAAGCCACTTCAATCAAAGAGAGGTAGAAACAATGAATCACGCGAACCTACTGAAGAAGAGTTGGCCAGAGAAGCACCAAAACCAGCAGAAGATGTTAAACCGTTGGAAAAATCAGCAAACAGATGGGTTCCTAAATCAAGAGCTAAGAAGACCGAGGTACGTTATGCTGAAGATGGTAGTGTCATATTAGAAAAGgaagatgttgaaagaaagaTCAAATCgttattgaacaaattgacaTTGGAAATGTTCAACGAAATCACAGACGAGATGTTGGACATTACAAAACAATCTAAATGGGAAACTGATGCGGGAACTATCAAGCAAACCATTTCTTTAACGTTCCAAAAGGCATGTGATGAACCTTATTGGTCTGAAATGTATGCCAAATGGTGTGCCAAAATGACCACCAACATTCTTCCAGAAATCACTGATGAATCAAGTACGCTAAAGGATGGAACACACCCATCAGGTGGTGCATTAGCTAGAAGAGTGTTGTTGACTACTTGTCAAGTTGAATATGAAAAAGGTTGGAGTGACAAATTGCCAACCAATCCAGATGGTTCTCCACTTGAACCAGAAATGATGAGTGATGAATACTATGCAATGGCTGCAGCAAAGAGAAGAGGTTTGGGTCTTGTCAAGTTCATTGGTCACTTGTACAATTTGAACATGTTGAATGATCAAGTAATCTATGTGTGTCTTAAGGACCAATGTAGCAATGTTACAGATCCTTCAGAAGATAGTTTGGAGAATTTAgctcaattgatcaaaactGTCGGTCCTAAATTGGATGCCAATGATCGTACCAAAACCATGCTCAAGATTGTATTTGACAATATCACTACCATTTTGAGCAATGTCAAGTTGAGCTCCAGAATCAAGTTTATGTTGATGGACTTGCAAGATTTGAGGAAAGCCAGGTGGCAAAGTGGTAAACAAGAAGCACAACCTACTACCATTGAAGCTATACACAGAGATGCTGAGAttaagaaattgaaggagGAAAGAGAAAAGGGTAGAAGACCACAAAATGCCggaagaggaggaggaaGTCTGCATTACGGATCCAGCAACATAGGTGGTGGGGGAAGCTCAAGATCAAATTCAGGGTTTGGATCTAATTCCgcatcaaattcaaattttttcaGAAAGTCGCCATCAGTAGGAAGATCTGATTCTAATGTCAGTAGAAGTGCAAGTGAGCGTGGCGGCTCATCTGTCAATACTCCAAGTAATCTTGGCGGAAGTGATCTTCAAAGAGATTCATCAAGGAGGTCAGAAAATCAACAGGTTAATAGATTTGCTGCATTGGgaggtgatgatgaagatgtagACGATGAAGGAAACGCTGATGCTGAGGAGGTACAAGAAGGTCAAACTATAGAAACAGCAGGTgagaattga
- a CDS encoding adhesin-like protein, translated as MKISNCIVLLVVAALADSYQLYCKCQCDNSKTIINKVDKCKQCTREFCLEKDPELCEVLSDSTGDSSRPNKPITNDNIIISCYQVESTKDAFVVYLFLSVILGLMLRILYAYVRGG; from the coding sequence ATGAAGATTTCCAATTGCATCGTATTACTTGTGGTAGCCGCTTTGGCCGACTCATATCAATTATATTGCAAGTGCCAGTGTGATAATTCAAAGACGATAATCAACAAGGTTGATAAATGCAAACAATGCACAAGGGAGTTTTGTCTTGAGAAAGATCCAGAGTTGTGTGAAGTGCTTCTGGATAGCACTGGTGACTCAAGCCGTCCTAACAAGCCTATCACAAATGATAATATAATCATTAGTTGCTATCAAGTGGAATCTACTAAAGACGCGTTTGTTgtatatttatttttatcGGTGATTCTTGGTTTGATGCTCAGGATACTTTATGCCTATGTCAGGGGAGGATAA
- a CDS encoding Mdh1-3 predicted malate dehydrogenase, whose product MVKVTVAGAAGGIGQPLSLLLKLNTNVTELALFDIVNAKGVAADLSHINTPAVVTGYQPKDKEDKTAIVEALKGTDVVIIPAGVPRKPGMTRADLFNINASIIRDLVANIGRTAPNAAILIISNPVNSTVPIAAQVLKRLGVFNPKKLFGVTTLDSVRAETFFGELTNTNPNTLKGKISVIGGHSGDTIVPLINYNKSVGLISSKSQYDAFVHRVQFGGDEVVKAKNGAGSATLSMAYAGYRFAEYVINSLSGRSKNEPVPDSAYIYLPGIPGGKEVSNAHLQGVEFFSVPVFLSNGEISSFIDPFKSLTVTDDEKKLVEVALKGLKGSIDQGVQFVDASKL is encoded by the coding sequence ATGGTTAAAGTTACAGTTGCAGGAGCTGCAGGAGGTATTGGTCAACCATTATCTTTGTTGTTAAAATTAAACACTAATGTTACCGAGTTGGCATTATTTGATATAGTCAATGCTAAAGGTGTTGCCGCTGATTTATCACATATTAATACTCCGGCGGTAGTTACTGGATATCAACCAAAGGACAAAGAAGATAAAACtgccattgttgaagcttTGAAAGGCACCGATGTTGTTATCATTCCTGCTGGTGTGCCACGTAAACCAGGAATGACTAGGGCTGACTTATTTAATATCAATGCATCTATCATTAGAGACTTGGTTGCTAATATCGGAAGAACCGCACCTAATGCTGCAATTTTGATCATTTCAAACCCCGTCAACTCCACAGTCCCAATTGCTGCACAAGTTTTGAAGAGATTGGGTGTTTTTAACCCAAAGAAGTTATTTGGTGTTACCACTTTGGATAGTGTAAGAGCAGAAACTTTCTTTGGTGAATTAACAAATACTAACCCAAACACATTAAAGGGTAAAATCTCCGTTATTGGAGGTCACTCGGGTGACACAATTGTCCCATTGatcaactacaacaaaCTGGTTGGTTTAATTAGTAGCAAATCCCAATATGATGCCTTTGTACACCgtgttcaatttggtggtgatgaagttgtCAAGGCTAAAAACGGTGCTGGTTCCGCCACTTTGTCAATGGCCTATGCTGGTTACAGGTTTGCAGAATATGTTATTAACTCATTATCGGGTCGTCTGAAGAATGAACCTGTTCCAGATTCTGCTTACATCTATTTGCCAGGTATCCCAGGTGGAAAAGAAGTTTCTAACGCTCATTTACAAggagttgaatttttttcagTCCCCGTATTTTTGAGCAATGGGGAAATCAGTTCGTTTATTGATCCATTCAAGTCACTTACTGTTACCGACGATGAGAAGAAATTAGTTGAGGTTGCATTAAAAGGTTTGAAGggatcaattgatcaaggtgtgcaatttgttgatgcttcGAAATTGTAA
- a CDS encoding casein kinase — translation MYMFRKQQRSVKYSQPDSPINILVTVLLPYLEYSYMCVFLPLVLTAKQFSSYAKMPFVEFEQKFRAKFHNTNKPTTHIHTHIENQLQRKHFSLRIYSPLKLPTNAMSQSSSIVGVHYKVGKKIGEGSFGVIFEGINILNNQQVAIKFEPRKCEAPQLRDEYRSYRILNKTKGIPQAYFFGQEGVHSILIIDLLGPSLEDLFDWCNRKFSLKTTIQVAKQMIERVESIHEHDLIYRDIKPDNFLIGRPDTPEADQIFVVDFGMAKQYRDPKTKVHIPYREKKALSGTARYMSINTHLGREQSRRDDLESLGHVFMYFLRGSLPWQGLKAPTNKQKYEKIGMKKQTTSVNELCYGLPIQFAQYLTYVRNLNFDETPDYKYLVGLMDKAMITLGFEDDGHYDWMDLNNGKGWDAALNKKANLHGYGNPHPPRKSQLQQQQQQLHQQKSHNANSPSYQRLQSYANYSSNQQLPLLGKKSDGKNAVAQRRYGYQSINQDSKASMLVNAYTPGQDRDLEYGGEQNGIINARNDEDLHSDTSSFNRKKSRSCFFCCYI, via the coding sequence ATGTATATGTTTCGGAAGCAACAAAGATCAGTTAAGTATAGCCAGCCAGATTCACCGATAAATATCCTCGTAACCGTCCTTCTCCCCTATTTGGAATATTCTTATATGTGTGTTTTTTTACCACTTGTTCTCActgcaaaacaattttcacTGTACGCGAAAATGccttttgttgaatttgagcAAAAGTTTAGAGCAAAGTTTcacaacaccaacaaacCCACCACACATATTCATACACACATAGAGAATCAATTACAGCGCAAGCACTTCTCATTACGTATCTACTCACCCCTCAAGCTACCCACAAATGCAATGTCCCAATCTTCCAGTATAGTTGGTGTACATTACAAAGTAggcaaaaaaattggagaagGTTCGTTCGGAGTAATCTTTGAAGGTATCAACATTTTAAACAATCAACAGGTTGCAATCAAGTTTGAGCCGAGAAAATGTGAAGCTCCACAATTACGAGACGAATATAGATCTTATAGAATCTTGAACAAGACGAAGGGCATTCCACAAGCATATTTTTTTGGACAAGAAGGCGttcattcaatattgatTATAGATCTTCTTGGGCCGTCTTTGGAGGATCTTTTTGATTGGTGCAATCGCAAATTTAGTTTAAAGACAACTATTCAAGTCGCAAAGCAAATGATTGAAAGAGTGGAATCCATACATGAACATGATTTGATATATCGCGATATAAAACCCGACAATTTTCTTATAGGAAGACCCGACACGCCAGAGGCAGACCaaatatttgttgttgactttgGAATGGCAAAACAGTACCGAGACCCAAAGACAAAAGTACACATACCCTATAGAGAAAAGAAGGCTTTAAGCGGGACAGCAAGATATATGTCGATAAACACTCATTTAGGCAGAGAGCAACTGAGGCGGGACGATTTGGAAAGTCTTGGACACGTTTTTATGTATTTCTTACGCGGATCATTACCATGGCAAGGTTTGAAAGCACCCActaacaaacaaaaatatgaaaaaattggcaTGAAAAAGCAAACCACTTCTGTTAATGAATTGTGTTATGGTTTACCTATCCAATTTGCTCAGTACTTGACTTACGTAAGAAACTTGAACTTTGATGAAACACCGGATTATAAATACTTGGTAGGCTTAATGGACAAGGCCATGATCACACTTggttttgaagatgatggtCATTATGATTGGAtggatttgaataatgGCAAAGGGTGGGACGCGGCCTTGAACAAAAAGGCTAATTTACATGGGTATGGAAACCCACATCCACCAAGAAAGTCGCAACtacagcagcaacaacaacaattacatcaacaaaagagtCATAATGCAAATTCACCTTCCTATCAGCGGCTTCAGAGCTATGCCAACTATTCACTGAACCAACAACTACCACTCTTAGGTAAGAAATCCGACGGCAAAAATGCTGTTGCACAAAGAAGGTATGGGTATCAATCAATTAATCAAGATTCCAAGGCTTCGATGTTGGTGAATGCTTACACCCCAGGACAAGACCGAGATTTGGAGTATGGTGGTGAGCAGAATGGCATAATTAATGCAAGAAATGATGAGGATCTTCATTCAGACACTTCAAGTTTCAATAGGAAGAAGAGCCGGTCTTGTTTCTTCTGTTGTTACATATAG
- a CDS encoding Atg27 protein (S. cerevisiae homolog ATG27 has phosphatidylinositol-3-phosphate binding and has role in protein localization to pre-autophagosomal structure, autophagic vacuole assembly, vesicle organization, CVT pathway, peroxisome degradation), whose translation MLKTTITLLLTSVMLSNAIDCSVKELQPYNFESIKGTHSFSTIKSTPPTKTNITWTFGICESISGDKKSDLQKCPQNSDICGITSILRDNEDAIVSEIIGFNSNLQKSYDPLGDKGEGGIKITYSGVNWGDSLLNAEISFVCDKSIKENHKFELDSWNGEVLKVSMKSKAACITSDNDKKKNNDKNKNSDKKKDNGESWGWFTWIFIFLVLFLSIYIIGGAWFQYNKGNAIDFQSALKEVLENFFTLLQNLPGFIREILEKFVGRGNNRGEYSAV comes from the coding sequence ATGCTCAAAACTACTATAACTTTGCTACTCACCTCGGTGATGCTATCGAACGCCATCGATTGTTCAGTCAAAGAGCTTCAGCcatacaattttgaaagtatCAAAGGAACCCACTCATTTTCCACAATCAAATCCACCCCACCAACTAAAACCAATATCACATGGACTTTTGGTATATGCGAGTCCATATCTGGTGATAAGAAGAGcgatttacaaaaatgtCCACAAAATTCTGATATCTGTGGTATAACGTCGATCTTGCGCGATAACGAAGATGCGATCGTATCTGAAATCATTGGGTTCAActcaaatcttcaaaaaaGCTACGATCCATTAGGTGATAAGGGAGAAGGTGGAATCAAAATCACATATTCGGGAGTTAATTGGGGCGATTCTTTACTTAATGCGGAGATAAGCTTTGTCTGtgataaatcaataaagGAAAATCACaagtttgaattggatAGTTGGAACGGAGaagttttgaaagtttCGATGAAATCTAAAGCTGCTTGCATTACTAGTGATAAtgataagaaaaaaaacaatgaTAAAAACAAGAATTCCGATAAGAAAAAGGATAATGGTGAATCATGGGGTTGGTTCACTTGGATATTCATCTTTTTAGTGTTGTTTTTGAGTATCTATATTATCGGTGGTGCTTGGTTTCAATATAATAAAGGCAATGCTATTGACTTCCAAAGTGCACTTAAAGAAGTGCTTGAGAACTTTTTTAcattgttgcaaaacttgCCTGGTTTCATTAGAGAGATTCTTGAGAAGTTTGTTGGTAGAGGCAACAATAGAGGCGAGTATAGTGCTGTATAA